The genomic segment ATCGGGTCTCTCGGCATGAATTTGCCAGGCGGGTTGTCTTCGGCTTCTGACTGTTTGGCCCGCTGCATCAAGGCCTCGCTGACAACGCATTTGCAGCCGAGCTCCCTGGTGGAAGCTTCCAGACGACTGGCGACATTGACCGTGTCGCCGACAACGGCAAACTCCAGGCGCCTTGAGGGGCCAATGTCACCCAGGATGACCGGCCCGAAATGCACACCGATTGAAACGTTGATCGGCGCAAGACCCTCCGCCTCGCGGGCCTGGTTGAAGCGGTCTGTTTCTTCAATAAGCTGTGTGGCAGCCTTCAGGGCATTGGCGGCGTCGCCCGGTCCCGTTTCCGGTGTGCCGAAGGTCGCCATCACGCCGTCGCCGAGATATTTATCGAGCGTTCCCCCATTTTGAAAGATCGAACGCTCGACAAAGGCGTGATAGTGCCGAAGCAGATCCATCACGTCTTCCGGCGAATGCTGCTCCGCATATTTGGTAAAGCCGACGATGTCGGTGAACAGGACGGCCACATCCTGCGTTCGGACGGCACCTATGTCCCGGTCGGTCGACGCCAGAACATCCACGAGGCTGGAAGGGAAGTAACGTGACAGGTTGGCGCGCTCCGCAGCAATATTCGCCTGACGCATCAAAAGCTGGTTCGAACGCCAGCCCTTCACCGCCAGGATACCGGCAACGATCAGAAAAACGACAATTTCCTGGACACGCACGCCGGGCCGCGTGCTGTTGGGGTCGAGTTCTTCATCTACCAGCGGATGACCCTGAAAGGCATTCGATGCCGCTTGAGTGAGTTCTGGGATCGT from the Roseibium sp. HPY-6 genome contains:
- a CDS encoding adenylate/guanylate cyclase domain-containing protein; the encoded protein is MPVRRLRPPFRFLERLRQMQEDERQQAISNPFLAQALEKEKMEGHRLAIIARTIALGLVGLLLPFLNFSLNVLYYEAMLLLFIGLGWLQLRMASVGYSKSELALIFIDVSLLTVLFITPNPFFDQDIPTAFMYRFDNFIYFFIFLAVGTLAYSWRTVWAMGTWVAVLWLIGFAVVSLFGHTIPELTQAASNAFQGHPLVDEELDPNSTRPGVRVQEIVVFLIVAGILAVKGWRSNQLLMRQANIAAERANLSRYFPSSLVDVLASTDRDIGAVRTQDVAVLFTDIVGFTKYAEQHSPEDVMDLLRHYHAFVERSIFQNGGTLDKYLGDGVMATFGTPETGPGDAANALKAATQLIEETDRFNQAREAEGLAPINVSIGVHFGPVILGDIGPSRRLEFAVVGDTVNVASRLEASTRELGCKCVVSEALMQRAKQSEAEDNPPGKFMPRDPIKLRGRQNEIDVWTV